Below is a genomic region from Actinoallomurus bryophytorum.
CCGCCGACGAAGAGCTCGCCAAGGTCGAGACCGGCCGGATCGCCATGATCTCGGGCGTCGTCGCGCTGATCTGGATCGTCATCCTCGTGCTGATGGTCTGGAACGGCTGACCCCGGGCAGACCTCAGCCCAGCGCCCGCTCCAGGTCCGCCAGGAGGTCGTCGGCGTCCTCGATGCCCACCGACAGGCGTACGAGGTCGGCCGGCACCTCCAGCGGTGAGCCGGTGACCGAGGCGTGCGTCATGCGGGCCGGGTGCTCGATCAGCGACTCCACACCGCCGAGGGACTCCCCGAGGATGAACAGCCGGGTCTCCTCGCACACGCGTACGGCCTCCTCCTCGCCGCCGGTGAGCTGGAAGGACACCATCCCGCCGAACGCCTTCATCTGCTTGGCCGCCACCTCGTGGCCCGGGTGGTCCGGCAGCCCGGGATAGCGCACCGAGCCGACCTTCGGATGCCGCACCAGGAACTCCGCGATGCGCGCGGCGTTGGCGCAGTGCCGGTCCATCCGCACGCCGAGGGTCTTGATGCCGCGCAGGGTCAGCCAGGCGTCGAACGGACCGCCGACCGCACCCATGGAGTTCTGGTAGAAGGCCAGTTCGCCGCCGAGGCCGACGTCGGAGACGACCAGCGCGCCGCCCAGGACGTCGGAATGGCCGCCGAGGTACTTGGTGGTCGAATGCACGACCACGTCGGCGCCGAGCGCCAGGGGCCGCTGCAGGTACGGCGACGCGAACGTGTTGTCCACGACGAGCAGCGCGCCGGCGTCATGGGCGACCTGTGCGAGCGCGGCGATGTCGGCGATGCCCAGGAGCGGGTTGGTGGGCGTCTCCACCCAGACCACCCTGGTGTCGGGCCGGATGGCGGCGCGTACGGCCTCGACGCTGGCCACCGACACCGGGTCGTACTCCAGGCCCCATCGGGACAGGACCTTGGAGATGAGGCGGTACGTGCCCCCGTAGGCGTCATCGGGGATGACCACATGATCGCCCGGCTTACAGATCGCCCGGAGCAGCGTGTCCTCGGCCGCCATTCCGGACGCGAACGCGAGCCCGCGCACGCCGCCCTCGAGCGCCGCGAGGCACTCTTCGAGCGCGGCACGCGTGGGGTTGGCCGTACGGCTGTACTCATAGCCGCCGCGCAGCCCTCCGATGCCGTCCTGCTTGTAGGTGGAGACCTGATATATCGGCGGGACGACCGCCCCCGTGGTGGGGTCGGGGTCCTGGCCAGCGTGAATGGCAAGTGTGTCGAAGCCGGTCACGTCGTTGAAACCGTCCATGGACGCGAGGCTAGTACGTCCACCGACACAGCCGTACCAACAGTGAGCCATCCCCAGGGATGAGACTTCTCCCCCAAAGGTACGAGCACCCATCTCGCCTTATGTGTGGAGGTAACAGTCGCCTCCATCCCTTACCTTCATAGCGACAATTGGAACTAGATGGAGGGGGAGCCACCCGTGTTCGGATGGCTGGGTCGTACGGTCGTACGGCACCCATGGTGGACGATCGTGACCTGGCTGGTGGCAGCCGCCGTCGCCGTTGCGCTCGCACCTAAGCTCGACACGCATACCGACCAGCAGGACTTCCTGCCCACGAAGTACGAGTCGGTCCAGGCGGGGAAACTGGCCGACAGTGCCTTCCCCAGCGGCAGCCAGAAGACCAGCAACGAGCTCATGGTCGTCAAGCGGAGTGACGGACAGCCGCTCACGGCCGCCGACCAGACGAAGATCGGCCAGGCGGCGCAGACGCTGCAGGCCAAGCACTACCCCAACGTGACCGCGGTCCAGACCGGGCCGCAGGCTCTCTCCAAGAACCACCGCGTTCAGGTCGTCGCCATCCCGCTGCCCATCGGCTGGACCGACCAGAAGCTGGAAAAGAAGAACGAAGACGGCATCAAACAGTTCCGCCTGGGTGCCGCCGACGTCTTCAAGGGCAGTGGCCTGCAGTACGGCGTGACCGGCCAGGTCTCCAGCACCGTCGACAACGCCGACTCGGACAACAAGACCCTGGCGTTGATCGGTGTCGCCACGATCGCGCTGATCATCATCCTGATCCTGGCGATCTTCCGCGCTCCCCTCGCGGCGGCGCTACCGATCGTTGTGATCGCTTTGGTCCTCTTCGTGTCGAACTCGGTCTCCGCGATCATCGGTAAGGCGTTCGGCCTGAAGTTCGACCCCAGCCTCGAAACGCTGATCGTCATCGTGCTGTTCGGCATCGGCACCGACTACATCCTGTTCCTGCTCTTCCGTTTCCGTGAGCGTCTACGCCTCGGCGAGGACAAGAAGACCGCGATGATGGTCACGGTCGAGCGGGTGGGCGAGGCGATCACGTCGGCCGCGGGTGCGGTGATCGTGGCGTTCCTGGTGCTCCTGCTCGCCAAGTTCAAGTCCTTCGGAGCGCTCGGCCCGCAGCTGGCGATCGCGGTCGGCGTCATGCTCATCACGGCGCTCACGCTCGTCCCGGCCCTCCTGTCGCTCCTCGGCCGCGCCGTGTTCTGGCCGTCCAAGTCGTGGCAGAAGGAGCCGACGGGGAGCTTCTACACGCGGCTGGGCAACGCCGTGGGACGCCGCCCGCTGGTCACGGCGGTCGCCTCCGGCATCGTCCTGCTCGCCCTCGCCGCCGCGACACTGGGCTTCAAGGCCGACTACGACTTCAGCGCCGGACAGCCGCAGAGCACAGAGTCGGCCAAGGCGCTGAAGGACCTGCAGGCGAGCCTGCCGCCCGGCCTCACGGACCCCACCCAGGTCTACGTCAAGGGCAACGGCCCCCTCGACAAGCCGGCGATCGAGCAGTTCCGGCAGACGTTGATGCACGCGAACGGCGTCGGGCAGGTCCAGCCGGCCGAGATCAACCCCGCTGGCACGGTCGCCAAGATCGGTGTCGTACTCAAGCTCAACCCGAGTTCGAACGAGGCCATCAACCTCGTCAAGGGACCGCTTCGGACCACCGCGCACCAGAACGCGCCTCCCGGCACGACGGTGCTGGTCGGTGGCACCACGGCCGTCTTCGGGGACATCAACAAGGTCAACAGTCGCGACCTCTCGGTGATCCTGCCCGTGGCGGTGGCACTGATCGCGATCATCCTGGCTCTGCTGCTGCGCTCGCTGGTCGCCCCGGTGTACCTGGTGATCGCGGTGCTGCTCGGCTTCACGGCAACGCTCGGGTCGAGCGTCCTGCTGTTCCAGGGAGCGGAGGGCAAACCCGGCCTGACGTTCCAGCTGCCGATCATCCTCTACCTGTTCGTGCTGGCCATCGGGACCGACTACAACATCCTGATGATCGCGCGACTACGTGAGGAGGCTCGGGAGGGCCACGAGCCGCGTCGTGCGGCGGCGGTCGGCATCCAGCACGCCGGCCCGACCGTGGCGGCCGCCGGGATCATCCTGGCGGGCACCTTCGCCGTGCTGCTGATTTCGCCGCTGTCCTTCCTGGCCCAGATCGGGTTCGGCGTGGCGATCGGCATCCTGCTCTCGGCGTTCGTGGTCTCCACCTTCTTCGTGCCCGCGCTCACCGCGCTGATCGGGCACGCGGCATGGTGGCCCGGCCACGCCGACCGGGCGAAGAACAACGGCTCAGGCCCACCGGCCGAAGAGCCCTCTGAGCTGGCAGGGCAGCCTAACTGACCGGGCGGCCCGACCAGAAGAACGCCCGGCGACGCGATTCGCGTCGCCGGGCGTTTCTTTCGTTCTGGTGCTCAGGTGCCCGCGAGGAAGCCGAGCAGGTCCTGACGGGTGATCAGCCCGGCCGGCTTGCCGTCGACCAGCACGACCGCGGCACCCGCCTTTTCCAGCACGCCCACGGCCTCGCTCACCGGTTCGCCGGAGCCCACCATGGGCAGCGGCGGCGCCATGTGGTCCTCGAGCGGGTCGTCGGCGGTCGCCCGGCCGCTGACCAGGGCCTCGAGCAGATCCCGTTCTCCCACCGATCCGACGACCTCGGCCGCCATGACCGGGGGCTCCTCCTTCATTACCGGCAGCTGCGACACGTCGTACTCCCGCAGGATGGACACGGCCGTGCCGACCGACTCGTGCGGATGGACGTGCACGAACTCCGGGAGCACGGACCCCTTGCGGGACAGTACGTCGCTGATCCGCGGCTCCTCGGTCTCGGAGCTGAGGAAGCCGTAGTCGGCCATCCAGTCATCGTTGAAGATCTTGGACAGGTAGCCGCGCCCGCCGTCGGGCAGCAGCACGACGATGACGTCATCGGGGTCCGCCTCGGCCGCGACCCGGATCGCGGCCACGGCCGCCAGTCCGCACGAGCCGCCGACGAGCAGCGCCTCCTCGCGTGCGAGCCGCCGCGTCATGGTGAAGGAGTCCTTGTCGCTCACCGCGATGACCTGGTCGCAGATGGTCCGGTCGTAGGTCTGCGGCCAGATGTCCTCGCCGACGCCCTCGACGAGATAGGGCCGTCCGCTGCCGCCGGAGTAGACCGAGCCCTCGGGGTCGGCGCCGATGACCCGCACCCGGCCGTTCGAGATCTCCTTGAGGTAGCGCCCGGTCCCGGTGATCGTGCCGCCGGTGCCGATGCCCGCGACGAAGTGGGTGATCCGTCCCTCGGTCTGCTCCCAGATCTCCGGGCCGGTCGTCTCGTAGTGAGAGCGCGGGTTGTTCGGGTTGGCGTACTGGTCCGGCTTCCATCCGCCGTTGATCTCCTCGGCGAGCCGGTCGGAGACGGAGTAGTAGGACTCGGGGTGTTCGGGCGCGACGGCCGAGGGGCAGACGACGACCTCGGCGCCGTACGCCCGCAGTACCGCGATCTTGTCGCCCGCCACCTTGTCGGGGCAGACGAAGACGCAGCGGTACCCCTTTTCCTGGGCGACGATGGCCAGGCCGACACCGGTGTTGCCCGACGTGGGCTCCACGATCGTCCCGCCCGGCCGCAGCGCGCCCGAGGCCTCGGCGGCCTCGATCATCCGTACCGCGATGCGGTCCTTCACCGAGCCGCCCGGATTGAAGTATTCGATCTTGGCGAGCACCTGTGCCCGCGCCCCGGCCGTGACCTTGTGGAGGCGCAGGAGAGGGGTGTTCCCCATGAGCTCTGTCAGTGAATTGTGAACACGCACCACGCGACGTCCTTGTCGGTCCGTAACAGTTCTGCTCAGAAGGTACCTCACCATTTCACCGTCACGTTCCGTCTGCGGAACGTCACTCTTCGCTGCTAGCCTCCGATCGGCGCTCAACCCGGAGGAGGCCCGGCCGTGACGACCCATCGGCGACTACGTTTCGCGTTCATACCGGCACAGATTGCCACCCTGCTCATCGGCGCGGCCGCGTGCGGCGGCGATTCGCACGGGGCCTCCCACGAGGCGGCCAAGCCGGCCTGGAACGACACGGCGGTCAACGCGGTGAGCAGGCCCGTGATCGGATCCGGCGTCACCGCGGTGACCGGCCTCCTGCCAGGCGGGCGGCTCCAGACCGTCGTCAGTGACGTCCACGACGGCAAGCGGCTGTGGGCGCACCCGGCCGTGATCTCCGGCCGCCCGGCCGCCATGGGAGTCGCGCCGCCGGCCGTCGCCGGACCGGCCGGGCACGCCGTCGTGGCGAGCGTGGAGACACATGGGCGGGGCGCGGCGCTGGTGGGCCGCGACACGCGCACCGGGGCGCAGCGCTGGACGCGAAACGTCGGCACGACCTTCGGCCCGGCCGCGTGCGGCGACATGCTCTGCGTGTCCGAGTCCACCGCGCGCAAGTCGGCCGACTTCGCCGTGGTCAACCCCGCGACCGGCAAGCCGGCCTGGCACATGCCAGGAGTCGCCGAGGTCGAGTGGGCCGGCCCCAAGCGCGTGGTGCTGTTCCGCATGTCCGCCCACCCCACGGTCGAGGCACACGACCTCGCCACCGGCAAGACGGCCTGGACCTTCCCCGTCGAGAACGCCCTCGGGCGCGGGGCGGACCTCTCGGGCGGCTGGGCGTTCGGCTCGGCCGGCGAGGCGCTCATCGGCTATGTGGCCCCCTACCAGACCCGCAAGAACGGCCCGTTGTCCCCGTTCGGGTTCTTCTCGCTGCGGCTCACCGACGGAAAGCAGCAGTGGGCGCACAAGCGGCTCCTGCGCGTCTATCCCAGCGCGAACCCCGCCGTCGCACTGATCACCCGAGAGGTCGACGGCGCCGACCGGTACGGCGGCTTCACCGAGCTGGACCCGCACACCGGCCGCTCGATGTCGCGCCTGACCACCACCGGGGCGCCCGGGGCCAACTGGTGGCTGGCCTTCCCGCAGGACCTGTCGGCGGTCGGCTTCCTGGCCCACGACCGGCCGAGCAAGATGTACGACCTGCGCACCGGCCGGGCGGTCGGCGGCCACGCACGCGCGTGGTCCTTCTGCACGACGACGCCGGCCCCTCTGAAGATCACTGGACAGCAGGGCTTCTACCCCATCGCCGCACTCTGCCCGTACGACCTCAAGACCGGTAAGCGGCTCGACGCCGCGCAGGCGGTGCCGCCGGGGTGGTACACCGGGGCCGTCGACGGCTGGCGCGTGTGGCGCGACGAACACGGTGGCCTGCACGGCGTCCACGACGGCGACGGAACGAGCCCGGGAATGTACCAATAGCTTTGCTACCCTCCAGTAGGCATCGGCCCTCCCACGCAGTAGCCTGCGAATCGGGCATCCGGCACGAACACCCTGCCGGGCCGAGATGAGGGAGACCCGTAATGCCTGAGGCAGTCATCGTCGCGACCGCTCGTTCCCCGATCGGACGGGCGTTCAAGGGATCGCTGAAGGAACTACGTCCCGACGACCTCACCGCTCGCATCGTGCGCGCGGCGCTCGACAAGGTGCCGCAGCTCGACCCGGCCGACATCGACGACCTGCTGCTCGGCTGCGGCCTTCCGGGCGGCGAGCAGGGGTACAACATGGCCCGCGTGGTGGCCGTGCTGCTCGGCTACGACAACGTGCCGGGCGCGACCGTCACCCGCTATTGCTCCTCCTCGCTCCAGACCACCCGCATGGCCTTCCACGCGATCAAGGCGGGCGAGGCCGACGTGATCGTCTCGGCGGGTGTCGAGATGGTGAGCCGCTTCGCCAAGGGCAGCAGTGACGGACTCCCGGACACCATGAACCCCCAGTTCGCAGGCGCGCAGGCCCGTACGGCCAAGCGCGGCGAGGGTGGCACGGAGGCATGGCACGACCCGCGCGAGGACAGCGAGATCCCCGACGTGTACATCGCGATGGGGCAGACCGCGGAGAACGTCGCCGAGATGCGGGGCATCAGCCGGGCCGACCAGGACGAGTTCGGCGTCCGGTCCCAGAACCTCGCCGAAGAGGCGATCAACAACGGCTTCTTCGAGCGCGAGATCACCCCGGTCGAACTGCCGGACGGCACCGTCGTCTCCAAGGACGACGGGCCTCGGGCGGGCACGAGCCTGGAGAAGGTCTCACAGCTCGCTCCGGTGTTCCGCCCCGACGGCACGGTCACCGCGGGTAACTGCTGCCCGCTCAACGACGGCGCCGCCGCGGTCGTCGTGATGAGCGATACCAAGGCCGCCGAGCTGGGCCTGACCCCGCTCGCCCGCATCGTCTCCTCGGGCGTCTCGGCGCTCTCGCCGGAGATCATGGGCCTCGGCCCGGTGGAGGCGTCCCAGCGGGCCCTGAAGCTCGCCGGGCTCACGATCGACGACATCGACCTCGTCGAGATCAATGAGGCGTTCGCCGCCCAGGTGATCCCCTCGTACCGGCAGCTCGGTATCGACCTCGACAAGCTCAACGTCCACGGCGGCGCGATCGCCGTCGGCCACCCGTTCGGGATGACCGGGGCGCGCATCACCGGCACCCTGCTCAACGGCCTGCGGACCCGCGACAAGACGCTCGGCCTGGAGACCATGTGCGTCGGTGGCGGCCAGGGCATGGCGATGGTCTTCGAACGCCTCAGCTGACCGCGTACGCACGGCCTCGCGCGGGCCCTCCCTTTGCCCGGTCCTACCTGGTGGGCCCGCGCCCTTAAGCATCTCGCAACCAGGACGTTAGCGGCTCGTAATGAAGTCACGACGCTAGGTGACCGATGATCTACTTGCCGTGACAGAAAGGTCGCCCCCGGGGGGTTGTGCGATGGGCATCGCTGTTGCAGAGTCGTCAGGAAAGATGCACACCTAGCCAGGAGGTGCCTATGTCCCTGAACCACTCACCGGAGACGCACAAAAATCTCATCGCACGCATCCCGAAAGTCACAGGACGTGACCTCCCCGAGTGGTTCCAAGCCATAGACAACGGCCCCTCCTTCCTCCGATGTGACGAGCGGGTCAACTGGCTGGCAGACGAGCACGGACTCTCTCACGGCTACGCGGTCGCACTGGTGCACGAGCACGAGCTGCACCGGCGGGCCGTTCGCTTCTAGCGGCGTTCGGTGGATCCGAGCCGAGCCCGCGACTTCGCCCGTGAACACCACCGGGCGGTCTTGGTCACGCGTCATGCCGACGGCCGACCCCAGACGTCACCCGTGATCTGCGCGGTCGACGACAAGGGAAGGATCATCGTCAGCACGCGTGAGACCGCGGCCAAGACCCGCAATCTGCTCCGCGATCCCCGAGTGACGCTCTGTCTTTTCACCGATGCCTTCTTCGGCGAGTGGGCGCAGGTCGACGGCGAAGCCGAGATCGTGCGCCTGCCGGACGCCATGGAGCCGCTGGTCGACTACTACCGGATGATCTCTGGTGAACATCCGGACTGGGACGAATACCGCGAGTCCATGGAAAACGATCGCCGGGTGCTGGTCCGCGTGACGATCACACACGCCGGCCCCGACGTCCACGGCTGACAGCCACCAACGCCCCCGCGGTCACCACCGCGGGGGCGTTGCCGTGCGCACAGGCGGGGCTCCGCGGTCACCACCGCAGGGGCGTTGCCGCGCGCACAGACGGGGCTCCGCGGTCACCACCGCAGGGGCGTTGCCGCGCGCACAGGCGGGGCTCGGGCCCGACCACGGGAGCGGGACTGAACACGCAGGGTCTCGAGGCAGACCACACCAGGCCTGGACGCCGCGAGCCACGGCGTCGTCCGAGGGGCGCGAGAGCGCACGCCGTCTCCGGCTGGGCCGAGGTCGAGCAGTAGGTAGCGGCGGCCGACCATGGTCACCGCCACGCTGAAGAAGATGCCGAGCGCACCGCCGCCTCTGACGCCGCCGGCGCGAAAGATCGGCGCCAGCAGCTTTGAGGATCGGGATACCGACGCTTGCGGTCCTTCTGCACGTCGTCGATGAAGTCGTCGATGTCGCAGCGACGACCCGGCCGCGATGGTGGACCTGGCGACCTTCCGCGTCACGATCCGCAGGGAGTACACGGTGGGCATCGCGCCGGCGACCGGCGCGGTACCGACCACCGCCCGGCGCGGTACCGACCACCGCCCGGCGCGGTACCGACCACCGCCTGCGGGAGACACGGGTGTGGGCCGACCTCGCCGACGGCAACGCCGTACGAAGCGGCAAAGCGCATGCGAGCGCCCGCGCTGACCTTCCGGCCGAAGGTCACGATCGCTCCGAGGACCAGGCCGACGGCCGGCGCGACGCGCGTTGGCGATGCGGTCCCCGGCCGTAGCGAGCGGAGTGGACGGCCGAGGGACGAGGTCGGCCGCACAGCGAGTGAGGAGCGTGAGCGACCGTCCTTGGTCGCGGCCACCAGCACCACCGGACGTTCGGCGCGTCCAATGCATCACGGAGCTCCGGCCGGGCCCGGCGGGCCGGTCCGGGGCGGTGGCCGGTCCATGGCAGACGCCCGTCCCGGACAGCCACCAGTCCACGGCAGCCACCGATCCCCGACAGCCACCAGTCCACGGCAGCCACCGATCCCCGACAGCCACCAGTCCACGGCAGCCACCGATCCCCGACAGCCACCAGTCCACGGCAGCCACCGATCCCCGACAGCCACCAGTCCACGGCAGCCACCGATCCCCGACAGCCACCAGTCCACGGCAGCCACCGATCCCCGACAGCCACCAGTCCACGGCAGCCACCGATCCCCGACAGCCACCAGTCCACGGCAGCCACCGATCCCCGACAGCCACCAGTCCACGGCAGCCACCGGCGCGGCAACCTCTGAGCCGGTTGGGCGAGAGCCCTTGGTGACCCGCGTTCAACGGGCCAAGGGCGGTCCATGGGACGGCACTCGCCGGGCGCGGCGCGTCTTGTCCCGGCCGGGCCGCGCGCTGTGCTGGTTGCCGACCCAGCGCACACTGGCGGGCGCGACCAGCCCGTCGAGGTAGCGCTGGGACAGCTCCCGCGCACCGTCAAACAGGACTCCCGGGCAGTCACCGGTCCCGGGCAGTGGCCGGCCCCGGGTAGTGGCCGGCCCCGGGCAGTGGCCGGACCCGGGCAGTGGCCGGACCCGGCAGTCGCCGGTCCCCGACTGTGGCCGGTCCTGCTCAGTGGCCGGACCCGGCAGCCACTGCCCGGGCAGTGGCTGGTTCCGGGCAGTCGCTGGTCCGCGAACGACGCGGATCGTGGTGGTAGGTGACCGGCCGGGCACCTACACCCGCGGCATAGAGGGTGCAGGTCTGTAGGCGGCCGGATCGACCTGCCAGGCGCGAACACGCGAGCGCGGCGGCGGCGAGCATGCCCAGCGCCGAGAATGCCCACGCGGCGACGTCGAGAGCCATGGAGCGCTCCAGAGCGTCGTACAGCGCCTGGGGATACCGCACCCGACCCCGAGGCAACGCCTCGGGAGAAGACGATCCACCCACTCCGTGAAAGGCTCTCCTGAGTATTTCCGCCCGGCGGCCGACGACTGCGGGTGGCCCCTATCGCAGGTAGGGGCGCTCCCCCACCGCAGTTGCCAGTCCCCGCCGCGCGTGGAGGCTGGCGCGCGACGGAGCGACACGTGTCAGGACGATCTAGACCAAAGGGGTCGAACGAGCACTCAACTCCTGTCAAGGACCGGTGCCCCCGGTCGGAGTCGAACCGACACGAACAACTCTTTTAGGGAGTCTGCCTCTGCCTGTTGGGCTACGGGGGCGCCCGCAATCATACCGGGATAGCGCCAATAGTGGACCACAGACTAAATGAGGTCAAGAATTCCTATTACTGCCGCAACGAAATTCGGGCCGAATACCGCTCAGTATTTTTTAGTGGCCAGCTTGAACTCTTCCCGCGGACGCTCCAGAGTCCCCAGCGAAACGACCTCACGCTTGAAGAACAGGGCGAGCGTCCAGTCTGCGGTGACCCGTGCCTTGCGGTTCAAAGTCGGCAGTCGGGACAGGTGATACGTACGGTGCATGAACCACGCAGGAAGCCCTCTTAGCTTGATCCCATAGACCTGGGCAACCCCCTTGTGGAGTCCGAGACTGGCCACCGATCCGGCATAGGCGTGTTTGTAAGCCTTTAGTTGACCCCCCCGCAACGCGGCGACAACGTTGTCACCCAGAACCTTGGCCTGACGTACCGCATGCTGGGCGTTCGGCGCGCAGAACTCGCCGGGTTTGGTGAGATCGGGAACAGCAGCGATATCACCTGCGGTAAAGGCGTTGTCGACCCCTTCAACGGTCAGTTCGGCGGTGGCCTTCACCCTGTCCTTGTCATCCAGTGGAAGATCCGTCTCCTTGACAAGAGGATTAGGCCGGACTCCCGCCGTCCACACGAGCGTCCCGGTGCCGAACTCCTCACCATCACTGAGCACGAGGTCGAGATTCTCCGCGCTCTTGAGCAGGGTCTGGAGCCGAACGTCGATTCCGCGCCGGCGCAGCGCGTCCACGGTCCATTTGCCCATGTCGACACCGACTTCGGGAAGAATGCGATCACTGGCCTCGACCAGCACCCAGCGCATTTCCTTGGCATCGAGATCGGGGTAGTACTCACAGGCATCGCGCGCCATGTCCTCGAGTTCGGCGAGCGCCTCGACACCCGCGTACCCGCCGCCGACGAACACGAAAGTGAGCGCACGCCTGCGCGTCTCGGCGTCCGTGGTGGAGGCGGCGATATCGAGCTGACGAAGGACGTGGTTGCGCAGAAAGATCGCTTCGGCCACCGTCTTGAATCCGATGCCGTGTTCGGCCAGGCCCGGAATCGGCAGCGTCCGCGAGATCGACCCAGGGCAGAACACCAGCAGGTCATAGGAGACCGTCCGGATCTCCTCGGGCTCGTCCTCGCCGCGCTCCACGACCCGGACCGTGGCCTCACGGAGAGCGTGGTCGATCCCCGTGACGCGGCCGTTCAGGATCGTCACTCCGGGCAGGACGCGCCGCAGCGAGACCACCACATGCCGCGGCTCCAGGTTGCCCGCCGCCGCCTCGGGCAGGAACGGCTGATAGGTCATGTACGACTGGGGGTCGACGAGCGTGATCTTGAGCTGGCCGTCCCGTAGCCGCCGGCGCATCTTCCGCCGCAGCTGAAGAGCGGTGTACATCCCGACATAGCCGCCACCAACGATGAGCACGTGTTCGGACATGTTCGATGCGGTACCCATGACACTCTCCGAAAATTGATCGTGGCGCTTGTGAAAGTTTTCACGAAGTACGCCCTCACCGTACTCCGCGGAACCTGAGCGTCGTAGGCCCGGCTCTGTGAATCGGCTCACGTTCGAACCGCAAGCCGTGTAAGCGCGTCAAAGAGGGCGAAAGAGGGATGCGCAGCGATAGGGCAGGGCGGGAACGTCCAGAGGAAGCGGGGGCTCCACTGGGCCCCCTCCCTGCCCGCATCGCGCACCTGCGCGGCGCCCTGGTACGCCCGCCGCCGGCTCAGGACTCCGCGGGCGCCGGCAGGCCCGCGTGCGTACGGGCCCGCGTGAGGACGGTGTCGAGCATCTCTTCGGTGACGCGGCCCGTGAAGGTGTTCTGCTGACTCGGGTGGTAGCAGCCGATCAGCAACGCCGACCCCCCGTCGGGGGCCTTCAGCTCCACCTCGGCGCCATGA
It encodes:
- a CDS encoding PQQ-binding-like beta-propeller repeat protein; amino-acid sequence: MTTHRRLRFAFIPAQIATLLIGAAACGGDSHGASHEAAKPAWNDTAVNAVSRPVIGSGVTAVTGLLPGGRLQTVVSDVHDGKRLWAHPAVISGRPAAMGVAPPAVAGPAGHAVVASVETHGRGAALVGRDTRTGAQRWTRNVGTTFGPAACGDMLCVSESTARKSADFAVVNPATGKPAWHMPGVAEVEWAGPKRVVLFRMSAHPTVEAHDLATGKTAWTFPVENALGRGADLSGGWAFGSAGEALIGYVAPYQTRKNGPLSPFGFFSLRLTDGKQQWAHKRLLRVYPSANPAVALITREVDGADRYGGFTELDPHTGRSMSRLTTTGAPGANWWLAFPQDLSAVGFLAHDRPSKMYDLRTGRAVGGHARAWSFCTTTPAPLKITGQQGFYPIAALCPYDLKTGKRLDAAQAVPPGWYTGAVDGWRVWRDEHGGLHGVHDGDGTSPGMYQ
- a CDS encoding DUF4287 domain-containing protein, with the protein product MSLNHSPETHKNLIARIPKVTGRDLPEWFQAIDNGPSFLRCDERVNWLADEHGLSHGYAVALVHEHELHRRAVRF
- a CDS encoding PPOX class F420-dependent oxidoreductase, translated to MDPSRARDFAREHHRAVLVTRHADGRPQTSPVICAVDDKGRIIVSTRETAAKTRNLLRDPRVTLCLFTDAFFGEWAQVDGEAEIVRLPDAMEPLVDYYRMISGEHPDWDEYRESMENDRRVLVRVTITHAGPDVHG
- a CDS encoding MMPL family transporter, yielding MFGWLGRTVVRHPWWTIVTWLVAAAVAVALAPKLDTHTDQQDFLPTKYESVQAGKLADSAFPSGSQKTSNELMVVKRSDGQPLTAADQTKIGQAAQTLQAKHYPNVTAVQTGPQALSKNHRVQVVAIPLPIGWTDQKLEKKNEDGIKQFRLGAADVFKGSGLQYGVTGQVSSTVDNADSDNKTLALIGVATIALIIILILAIFRAPLAAALPIVVIALVLFVSNSVSAIIGKAFGLKFDPSLETLIVIVLFGIGTDYILFLLFRFRERLRLGEDKKTAMMVTVERVGEAITSAAGAVIVAFLVLLLAKFKSFGALGPQLAIAVGVMLITALTLVPALLSLLGRAVFWPSKSWQKEPTGSFYTRLGNAVGRRPLVTAVASGIVLLALAAATLGFKADYDFSAGQPQSTESAKALKDLQASLPPGLTDPTQVYVKGNGPLDKPAIEQFRQTLMHANGVGQVQPAEINPAGTVAKIGVVLKLNPSSNEAINLVKGPLRTTAHQNAPPGTTVLVGGTTAVFGDINKVNSRDLSVILPVAVALIAIILALLLRSLVAPVYLVIAVLLGFTATLGSSVLLFQGAEGKPGLTFQLPIILYLFVLAIGTDYNILMIARLREEAREGHEPRRAAAVGIQHAGPTVAAAGIILAGTFAVLLISPLSFLAQIGFGVAIGILLSAFVVSTFFVPALTALIGHAAWWPGHADRAKNNGSGPPAEEPSELAGQPN
- a CDS encoding cystathionine gamma-synthase, with product MDGFNDVTGFDTLAIHAGQDPDPTTGAVVPPIYQVSTYKQDGIGGLRGGYEYSRTANPTRAALEECLAALEGGVRGLAFASGMAAEDTLLRAICKPGDHVVIPDDAYGGTYRLISKVLSRWGLEYDPVSVASVEAVRAAIRPDTRVVWVETPTNPLLGIADIAALAQVAHDAGALLVVDNTFASPYLQRPLALGADVVVHSTTKYLGGHSDVLGGALVVSDVGLGGELAFYQNSMGAVGGPFDAWLTLRGIKTLGVRMDRHCANAARIAEFLVRHPKVGSVRYPGLPDHPGHEVAAKQMKAFGGMVSFQLTGGEEEAVRVCEETRLFILGESLGGVESLIEHPARMTHASVTGSPLEVPADLVRLSVGIEDADDLLADLERALG
- a CDS encoding acetyl-CoA C-acetyltransferase; the protein is MPEAVIVATARSPIGRAFKGSLKELRPDDLTARIVRAALDKVPQLDPADIDDLLLGCGLPGGEQGYNMARVVAVLLGYDNVPGATVTRYCSSSLQTTRMAFHAIKAGEADVIVSAGVEMVSRFAKGSSDGLPDTMNPQFAGAQARTAKRGEGGTEAWHDPREDSEIPDVYIAMGQTAENVAEMRGISRADQDEFGVRSQNLAEEAINNGFFEREITPVELPDGTVVSKDDGPRAGTSLEKVSQLAPVFRPDGTVTAGNCCPLNDGAAAVVVMSDTKAAELGLTPLARIVSSGVSALSPEIMGLGPVEASQRALKLAGLTIDDIDLVEINEAFAAQVIPSYRQLGIDLDKLNVHGGAIAVGHPFGMTGARITGTLLNGLRTRDKTLGLETMCVGGGQGMAMVFERLS
- a CDS encoding cystathionine beta-synthase, which produces MRVHNSLTELMGNTPLLRLHKVTAGARAQVLAKIEYFNPGGSVKDRIAVRMIEAAEASGALRPGGTIVEPTSGNTGVGLAIVAQEKGYRCVFVCPDKVAGDKIAVLRAYGAEVVVCPSAVAPEHPESYYSVSDRLAEEINGGWKPDQYANPNNPRSHYETTGPEIWEQTEGRITHFVAGIGTGGTITGTGRYLKEISNGRVRVIGADPEGSVYSGGSGRPYLVEGVGEDIWPQTYDRTICDQVIAVSDKDSFTMTRRLAREEALLVGGSCGLAAVAAIRVAAEADPDDVIVVLLPDGGRGYLSKIFNDDWMADYGFLSSETEEPRISDVLSRKGSVLPEFVHVHPHESVGTAVSILREYDVSQLPVMKEEPPVMAAEVVGSVGERDLLEALVSGRATADDPLEDHMAPPLPMVGSGEPVSEAVGVLEKAGAAVVLVDGKPAGLITRQDLLGFLAGT